ttctcctcgTTCTCTCTCATGCTTACGAGAAAAGTATAAATCTCattagaattttatttcttaaataaccCAATCTGTGTTCCCACGTGCAAACAacctgtgtgcatgtgtgcacgCTGCTGTGTGTCTTTATAGTGGCAAAACCaggcaaaaatacattttggcatttgaaatggaaaggCCGGGAGATGAGATGGTGGCTCAGGCACCATTTGTGTGTCAGGTTTAGCagtgggttttgtggtttgttttaaagaactCCTCATCTTCACTCTTAAagtggcagcagtgctgctttctgGCAACTAACTTTTCAAAGAGGAGACCGAAAGACTGCATTGGTGTAAATTCCAGGTTTCTTACTGGCAAGAAGATTCCCGCAGATGTAATGGAAGTGTGCGCAATGTCCAGATTAGACCATATTCTTAGCTCTTTGTTGTGGATTGATAGATTTCAATCTGGAAAGAAAGACCTGGAAAAGACAAGTAGATTGTCTAAGAGAATTCCAGTGTAGCATTAATCACAGAATAGAGATAAGAATTCAGGAGTATTTTCATTCcactttttaaagcaagttCCAGTTCCATTGaactattttgttttacagGGGCCTATGAAAGAATATGCCGCTTTTTCGCTAGAACTAGCAATTCCGTGGTTGTGTCGGTGGGGTAAGTGGAGTCAATCCTGACGCACAACATCACAACTGTCTGTGCCTCCTTCTCAGTTTGTACGTCTTTAACACACAGTCATGGCAAGCCAAGTTCTTTCTGAAGTGCACAAAGTACTTGTATTTAGTGATTACTCCCATTTCACCAGCGCTAATTAGTCTCAGGAAGAATTAGCCAACTAAACTCCACTTGctcattttcaaataaactCCATTATAATAATTTTGTACTTTGTAGCCACCGCTATGGAGTGAGGATGTTTGCATTTCCTAAAGCCACATGCAAACCACCTGAAGTTGAAAGCCAACACTGTGTTCGAAGTGTGACTCATTCTCTTAAAAGCACAGTTGCCCAGAAATACTCATTTTAGCAGCATGGGGAGGGATGTCCACATTTGACTTGCAATCAATCCACAATgaccattcaaaatatttttctgatgagctgaaactaatttttaacagaattgATATTTAAAAGTTCAGGAAAAGAGTTAATGGAAagtggaaattaatttaaattgcaCTATTTACTATTTACATCCTAAAATACTTGAAGAACTATTAACTCTTACTGATTCAGCTTATAAAGAATTCAGCCTATAAAGAATTCAGCTTACGGAAAACCACTGAAAACCTtgcatattttcattattaattctCTACATTCATATCCTTGACCAATTTGTGGGGAAATGTCCACTTCAACTTCTAGCTAGGATCGTTGATGACTGATTCATAACCTGCCTCTAATTCTACAGTAACTCAACATGTGCCTTCAGTCACCTAAAAGACAGGTAAAGAAGTGTTTTGCAAAGATAGAATAGTTTACTGACTCCTCAAACGTTAACAACAGTAGCAAATAATAACCAAAAGCAATTACTACAGTAAATTCTACTGCTTTAATTACAatctcagaatatttttctatcttCACCTATTGAATGCACAGATGACGACGGGATCACTCACTAGATACGGCTATGTTAAAGCACTTTCGCTCCTATTCAGGTATCGCTTAGCTCCTGAGCATCCGTACCCAACCCAGTTTGAGGATTGTCTGGTGGCCACCATACACTTTATGAGGACAGCACAAGATTACGGCGTAGACCCTTCTCGCATCACTGTCTGTGGAGACAGCAGTGGAGGCACACTCGCTGCTGCTGTTGCCCAAGCACTGGTGAACAGAACAGATCTCCCAAAGCTGAGAGCACAAATCCTAATAtatccttttctccaggctgtggACTTCAATTTGCCTTCTTATCAGCAGAATAAGGGAGTCCCTCTTTTATTAAAGGAACGAACCATTGCTTTTGGTTTGAAGTATCTTAATAAAGACTTATCAGCCATAGAAGCAATATCTAAAGGCTGCCACATTCCAGAATATTTGCAACTCAAGTATCAGAAATGGGTGAGTGCTGACTACATCCCTCATGAGTTTAAAAGAAGGGGCTACAACCCAAGTACAACACATCCACTCTCAGAAGAACTCCCTACACTGATGAAGGCCGCCTTTGAtcctgttttttccccactgctggCTGAAGACAATGTTATTGCTCGGCTTCCTGAGACTTTCATTTTGACTTGTGAATTCGATGTGCTTAGAGATGACGGACTGCTATATAAGAAACGATTAAAGGATCATGGTATAAAAGTGACCTGGTGCCATTTGCAAGAGGGATTCCATGGAATAATACTCTTAACTTTTTGGGGTGGGTTGATAACATTTCCATCTGGAAATCAAGGCCTGGAAAAGATAGTAAATTTTTTAAGACTGATGTAAAGTTccatttcttgctttcctttcctgattcccatttctcagaattttttaaaaaaacaccttcaattttctttttgttaaataattCTAAATTTCAGCATTGCATCTGTCAACTTTTTACCTAATAAACtgattttggcttttgttttgttttcttttatgataGGCAAAATCAAGTGCACTTACCTTTCTTTCCTCTACCATCTCTTCACAGTTTCTCCTGTACCCATAAAAGATCTGGGGCCCATAGCAAGTGTTTTGTGGTTTGGCTCAACGTAGTTCTGGTAATAGTAACACACAGACTGTGATTTGAGGACAACTTGGGGTAGGTAACAGCATGAACCTACAGGTTAAGTGTATAATGGGCACAGTCAACCATATCTCAAAGCGTGGATCTGGTGGAAGCTGTTTGAGGTGAGCTTAAAGTTGACTGAATGTAGCAGAAAAGATTTGAGCACAGacaagaaagaagcagagggaaagTAGAGGTCAGGAAGAGGGTTAGGCCAGAACTATAGATGTTATAACAAGTATTGGTTAAGGaatgtttgcagatgacaccaagttgagtggtacagttgccacaccagGATGTAATCcagacctggacaggctggagaagtggggctgtgcgAACCTCACGAGGgtcaacaagggcaagtgcaaggtcctgcacctgagtcggggcaatccccagttttaatacaggatgggggacgatgggattgagagctgccctgcaaagaaggacttggggtgctggttgatgagaagcttgatatgagccagcaatgtgcacttacagcccagaaggccaaccgtgtcctgggctgcatcgaaagcagcgtggccaggagggcgagggaggggattctgcccctctattcctctctggtgagacctcatctggaatactgtgcccagttctggaatcctcaacgtaagaaggagatggagctgttggaatgggtccagaggagtctacaaagatgatctgagggctggagcacctcccatacgaggacaggctgagagagttggggttgttcatcctggagaagagaaggctccaaggagaccttagagtgaccttccagtacctgaagaggctacaagaaagctggggagggactgtttacaaaggcttggagtgataggatgaggggcaatgggtatgaactggagaggggcagatttagactgggcataaggaggaatttcttcaccatgagagtggtgacacactggcccaggctgtccagggaagaagttgtggctgccccatccctggaggtgctcaaggccaggttggatggggctttgagcaccctgaccgagtgggatgtccctgcccatggcaggggggttggaactggatgacctttgaggacccttccaacccaaactattctatgatctatgaATACAACACCTATTAAAAATCAAGCACATACATTAATATATACATAAAGATCTATGGGAAAACACTGTGTAACAGTTACTTTACAAAGAGCTTGTATTAACCCCTGTCTGAAGCAGGAGGTGCTTCCTCACGGAGGAGCAACATAACGTGACAGTGCAGCACAAATACAGAGCTCCAGAAACAGACTCCAGCACTGGCAGGCCCTGAAAAAGAGTGAGATATTGGAAAGTTCTATACAGGAGCTCTTGGAACAGCTACAAGTCACAGGGAGATGTTAAATGACGAAAGGAAAAGCCAATCGTTGTGCATCATTCGTTCTGATCACCAGGGGTCAGCACACACTGACTTTTCAATGCCAGCAGAAAAACCTGGCAAACTCCTTCCTACTCCGAGCACACAGACATCACAAAAGATCAATGTGTGTTTTAGACTTAAATATTTCTACCGAACCTGTTGCCGCAGTTTTAAGGCTGGATCGCCTGTTCCAAACCAATCAAGTTACAGTGGTTTATTGCAAAACTCTACAACTTCCATTATCTCTGCTTTGCTATGATTACAATTCCTCTGTGTTTTGCTCTGGTGAAAAGTCACTCTACAACAGcaagtattttgaaaatcagCAGGCAATTAGAAAATATACCAAATGTCTTAACTCAACTATTTATaaataacattatttatttaaaaacatttaacattCTCTGCCTATGATGCACATTCTCTGTACTGGTCCTGAAATAAATAGGCACAGCTCTGCGAACTCGGGCTGCTTTTATTCCTTCAATCTTCCTGCTCTGGTTGCCTATTACCTCCGTTATTGATCGTATTTGCTGACTTGTTCACATTTGAAAGCGCTACAgaacaaaaatcatagaatcatagaatagtttgggttggaagggaccttaaagatcatccagttccaatccctcagccatgggcagggagatcaaagccacatccaacctggccttgaatgcctccagggatggggcagccacaacttccctgggcaacctcttccagggcctcaccaccctcatggtgaggaaattcctcctcaagtctggtctaaatctgcctctctccagttcatacccattactcccagtcctatcactacaagcgtttgtaaacagcccctctccagctttcctgtagccccttcaggtactggaaggtcaccatgagatctcctcagagccttctcttctccaggctgaacaagcccaactctctcagcctgtcctcgtacagcaggtgctccagccttctgatcatctttgtagcctcctctggtcCTGTTACAACAGCATCTGATGGGAACAGCATCAGCTCCTCTGTGAGGAAGGACCTCCTGCTTCAGACAGCGCAACCCTGCAGTTAATACAAGCTTTTTGTAAACTTAGACTGTTTATTCCCATTCCAAAATATCTTGTCGAGTCACCATTTCAAAAATGTACCTGCTCTGAACTGTGCAGCACGAGATCTGAATTTCCATCACTGAATGCTAATGCACAATATTTTTCACCACTTTTTTAActtagaggaagaaaagaaagggttAAGTAAAGATTTACAGCAGACTGAATGGAAGATGGTTTTTAGCAGTGAGTAAGAGCAAAAGGCTTAGGGAGTAGCTACTGCTGTGGGTGGGGAGATGGAGATAACGCAAAGGGAGGGCACCGAAAGCCAGGTAGGAGGCAGGGTACACGAAGGAGGAGATAGATCAAGCAAATACATAGCACCTTTCCAAAACAGTAAGA
This genomic stretch from Cuculus canorus isolate bCucCan1 chromosome 21, bCucCan1.pri, whole genome shotgun sequence harbors:
- the LOC104060606 gene encoding arylacetamide deacetylase-like 4, with the translated sequence MEFLLVIFLAVLTVTVAMSFYYEHPKAEIPHGVSQRQKLYVLHYVLNFVLGLAKFLEKVGITSEVSIIRTAMDGIPPLKDDNLFIKDLSFEKVKVRIYQPKISTTGQRRGILYFHGGAGQFGSIRAYERICRFFARTSNSVVVSVGYRLAPEHPYPTQFEDCLVATIHFMRTAQDYGVDPSRITVCGDSSGGTLAAAVAQALVNRTDLPKLRAQILIYPFLQAVDFNLPSYQQNKGVPLLLKERTIAFGLKYLNKDLSAIEAISKGCHIPEYLQLKYQKWVSADYIPHEFKRRGYNPSTTHPLSEELPTLMKAAFDPVFSPLLAEDNVIARLPETFILTCEFDVLRDDGLLYKKRLKDHGIKVTWCHLQEGFHGIILLTFWGGLITFPSGNQGLEKIVNFLRLM